CTTCGCTGGGCGGCGAGTCTCAGGCGTCTCGGCACCGTCAACCTGACTGTTGCGCAGCTGGTGACCCCGGGATTGGAGAATCGCCGAGCCGAGGCGTCGGGCCCCGGAACCGGCATCGAACTCCACCCCAGTACCCGCAGTCAGCTGCTGGAAGAGCTCCGTCTGGCTACGGCGCCGGCAATCGGCGACATCTCGGCCACTCTGACCGTCAAGCCGGCGATCGGCCGCACCGACATACACCTGGTGCAGGAAGCCGAGGGCATGCACGCCGACCTGGTGGTGGTCGGCAGCCACCAGCGCAAGGGGTTTCAACGCTGGTGGCACGGTTCGGTGTCGAGTGGCGTGGTGCATGGGGCGCCGATGAGCGTCGCGGTGGTTCCCTACCGCCCGTCGGAGAGCTGAAGCGATGCAGTCCCGTTGGCGGCGTGTGCGTGAAACGCCCGCTGCCACGGGTGTTCTCTGGATCGCTCTTTACGTTGCCCTGGTGGTGACACCGCTGCTCGTACTCTTCATCGACCCGACCTCGCCTGGGGGTGGCGTCGTCTGGGACGTGGGGATTGCACTGGGCTTCGGGGGCCTGGCAATGCTCGGCGTGCAGTTCTTTCTGACTGCCCGGTTCCGGCGCGCCACCGCCCCATATGGCATCGATCTCATCTACTACTTCCACCGGTACCTCGGCATCGTTGCCCTGATCGTTCTGGTAGCGCATCCGGCGCTGCTCTGGATATCGAACCCAGCTGTCGCGGCGCTCTTCAACCCAATGACGGCGCCGTGGCACATCACCGCCGGTACGCTTTCGCTCGCTGCGGTGGCTGGCCTGGCAGTGTCTTCCCTGCTGCGCCGGCAGCTCGGTCTCGAGTATGACCTCTGGCGGGTGGGACACACGATCCTCGCCATTGTCGCGGTCGGTCTGGCCCTATGGCATGTGCACGGCGTGGGTTACTACGTGGCAAGCCCCTGGGCGAGGGCGCTATGGCTGGTCATCGGGGCATCGCTGATTGCCGTAGTGGCGTGGATCCGCTTGGTCAGGCCGTGGTTGCTGCGGAGAAAGCCATACCGGGTCATCTCGGTCGTTCCGGAACGCGGTGACGCCTGGACGCTGGCCCTGGAGCCGGTCAATCACAACGGGGTGCGTTTCCAGCCGGGCCAGTTTGCCTGGCTCACGCTGAGACACAGTCCGTTTGCAATGAAAGAGCATCCGTTCTCGTTTTCGTCGAGCCCCGATCGCGACGGCCGACGAATCGAGTTTACGATCAAGGAGCTGGGGGACTTCAGTCGCACGATCAAGAGCGTTCTTCCCGGAGAGATCGGGTATGTCGATGGGCCCTATGGCGCCTTCACGATCGATCGTCACCCGGCAACGTACTACGTGTTCATCGCGGGAGGTATCGGGATCGCACCGATCATGAGCATGCTGCGGGGGCTGGCAGATCGCGCCTACCCGCACCCCGTGCTATTGCTGTACGCCTACAGCAGGTGGGACCGGATGACGTTTCGGGAGTCACTCGACGAGCTGACGACTCGTCTGTCGCTCACCGTCGTACCAGTGCTCGACGAGCCACCCGAAGGATGGTCGGGCGAGCACGGCTGGATCACCCGGGAGATTCTGGAACGGCATCTGCCCCGCGACCGCGGTCAGCCGCACTACTTCATCTGCGGGCCGGAGGCGATGACCCAGGCGATGGAACGACTGCTGAAATCGGTGGGCGTTCCACTCCGACGGATACATTCGGAGCTCTTTAACTTGGTCTGAGCTCCAAGCCGAGACGGCTAGGCCGGGATGCCGAGGGAGGTGGCCATGCGTTGCACACTGGCGAAACTGCTGGCGGTCGGAACCGGACTTGTGGTCGTCTTGCTGGCGATACTCTTTGCCGCTCTGCAGAGGGGGTAACTATGGTACCGCGATCAAGAGTAGCGCTGATCCGCATCTTCGCCGGAGCCGTGGCGTCGTTCCTCGCCGCTGCTTCGCTTTCGGCACAGCAGGTGGCCCAAGACTCCGCTGCGCAAGTTGCCCGGGGCAAACGCGTGTACCACGAGCAGCGATGTCGGGTCTGCCACGCGATCGCGGGAGAGGGGAACCGGCGGTACCCCCTCGACGGGGTTGGGTCGCGCCTGTCCGCCGATACGATCCGACTGTGGATTGTGGCGCCTCGCGAGGTCAACCCCAAGGTGCGCAAGCGAGCTTACGACCAGCTGTCGGCCGATGACCTCCAGGCGCTCGTAGCATTTCTTCGGGGTCTGAGGGAACCGCGGGCCCCGGGCAGTTAAGCCCAGCCTGCCATCAGGCCGCGACCGGTTCGGCGTTGCGACGCCGGAGGCCAAGAGCTCCGCGTCCCGAAAGCAAAGCGAGCGGCCTCACGGCCGCTCGCTCTACAATCGGGGCGCCGGGATTCGAACCCGGGACCTCCTGCGCCCAAGGCAGGCGCGCTACCGGGCTGCGCTACGCCCCGATTTCGTCCAGCCTGATAATTTACCGCGGCCGCCGGTGAAGCGGCACTGGGGAACGTTCCGGAACCGCGTATCGCCCACCGAGATACCCCTCGACGATGGCCCACTGCCGATCCGGCGGGTAGTCCTTGGGACGCAGCAGGAAGCCCAGACCGATCCCGTCGGACAATGCCAGCAGCGCATCAGCCTCGAGTGCCGGGTCGATGCTCGCCGGGATAGCGTCGGCGTTGCGAAGCGCGTGGAGTTCGGTGGCCAATCGCTCGTGCATCATCTCCAGGCGGCGCTGGTGCTCTTCCCGCAGCCGCTTGTTGCTCATGGCGAGCCCGACAAACGAGATCCAGAGCCGGAGACCGCTGACTTCCCGCGGGGTGAGCGGGAGCGTCACACTCAGAATCCGACGGACCCGGTCGAGCCCGAGCGCGCCGTCGAGCGCAGCATCGATGTTCCGAATGACCGCCGCCCCCAGCCGATCCAGCGCCATCAACAGCAGATCGGCCTTGTCACGAAAGTGGTAGGTCACGACGCCAGTGGTGGCGCCCAGTTCGGCCGCAATGGCGCGCACGCTGGCTTTGTGCAGCCCATCGCGAAGGATGACTCGCCAAGCCGCTTCGGTGACTTCTTCGCGTGTAAAGGTGCGCCCGGCCACCCGAGCCATACCGACCTCGACAATTAAACAACACTCGTTATTTTCCTGTATCGTCTCCGGGCTGAGCCGGAGACGGACGCCGAAGTCTAGCGGATCGGCTACGTGGCGTCATCCGCCTGTTCATGCCTGCTGAGGGAAACCTGATGCTCCGCCGACTCTCGCTGATCGGACCAGTTGTGCTGATGCTTGCCTCCTGTGCCGGGGAGGCGGCTCCCCCGCCTGCTCCCTATACCGTTGCGCTTGACCAGGCCATCGAGGACGCCCTGGCCCGCCGGGAAATTCCCGGGGCCGCTGTCGTGGTTGTCGAGGGTGACCGGGTCAGCTACAGCCGAGGACACGGCAAGGCCGACTTGGAGACTGGCCGACCGATGACCGACTCGACCCCAATCGTGATCGGCTCGACGTCGAAGCCGATCACCGGGCTCGCGGTGCTGCGGCTGGTTCAGCAGAACGCCGTGGCGCTCGACACCCCGATCGCCAGGTACATCCCGGAGGTGCGATTCGCCGATCCGCGCGCTGAGACCATGACCCTCCGCCACCTGCTGACGAACCGATCCGGGCTGCCGGTTGGATTCTCGGGCCCGGCGTACCAGCGACCGTCGATCGTCGACGACGGAGCGCTGGAGCGGTTGGTCGGAACGATGGCGGCCGAACCGCTGCTGTTTGCGCCGGGCGAGGGGTATGCCTATTCGAATCGCGGCTGGGCGCTGGCAGGCTACGTCGTGCAGCGGGTCAGTGGCCTCTCGATCGAAACGTTCCTCAGCCGCGAAGTCTTTGCGCCGCTTGGCATGACGAGCACGACTCTTGAGTTCTGGACCGTTCCCAACCTCACGACCGGTTACCGCGACGGGTATCGGACCCGCAACCATCCGGGCCTGCCCTCAGTGGCACGCGACTACGGTCCCTCAGGCATGGTGGTCTCGACGGCACGGGACATGGCGCGCCTGCTGGTGGCGATGCTGAACGATGGGCGGACCGAGGATGGGCGTCAGTTCCTGACACCCGAGCTGATTCGCGAGGCGCTGCGTGGCCAGGCTCCCGCCGAGAGCGAGCTGGGTGGCCCAACGCACTATGGTCTCGGTTGGGAGGTGGATTCATCGTTTGGTGCGCTGACGGTCAAGAAGGCGGGGTCAGTCAGTACCATGGTGACGTTCTGGGTCATCCTGCCGGAACGACGAACCGCAGTTGGCTTTGCCTTCAACCGTGAGGACTACGGCTCGATTCCCCTGGTGGGCAGCGTTCTCTCGATCGTGGCCGGTGGCGAGGCAATGCCGGTTGCGCCCTGGTCCGGTACTCCGCCCGCGATCCCGGCCCCGGTCGGGATCAGCGGAGCCGCGCTCGATCGCTGGGCAGGTCGGTACGACACCCGATTCGGGTACACCAGCTTCACCCGTCAGGGCGATTCACTGGTCACGGATTTCGAAGGTGTGGATTCGCGATTGGTTGCCACGAGCGACTCGACCTTCGTGATCGACTCGGATATCGTCAAACACGCGGGCCGGGTCTTCACCTTCAGACGCCGCGGAGCGGCGACCGTCGTCTCGATCGATAAGGACTCCCTGGGCGTCCGCATGGCACCCTGAGTCCGGGTTCCGGTTTTCCGGTCGATTGCCTGTTCGAGGCGGCTGACGGAGCAGGCAATCGTGGCGAGTGCGGTCTGCTCGTATATTGCGCTATGGCTTCCATCAATCGCAGGGTCGGCGTGCGATGCTTCGGCGCGGTCGGCCCGTGAAATCGATCGGCTTCCTTTCCTTCGGCCATTGGTCCTCCACGCCCCACTCCGAGACCCGGACTGCCTCTGACGCGCTGGTACAATCGATCGACCTCGCCGTCGCGGCCGAGGAGTTGGGCGCGGACGGGGCCTACTTTCGGGTGCATCACTTTGCCCGGCAGCTGGCCTCGCCGTTTCCGCTGCTTGCGGCCATCGGTGCCAAGACGCGCCGGATCGAGATCGGGACAGCGGTGATCGACATGCGCTACGAGAACCCGATGTACATGGCCGAGAGCGCGGGCGCTGCCGATCTCATTGCCGGGGGTCGACTCCAGCTGGGCATCAGCCGCGGATCGCCGGAGCAGGTCATCGACGGATGGCGCTACTTTGGCTACGAGCCGGCCCACGGGGAGACGGACGCCGAGATGGCACGGCGGCATGCGGAGGAACTGCTCGACCTGCTTCGCGGCGAGGGATTTGCCCGTCCCAACCCGCGCCCGATGTTCCCGAACCCTCCGGGGTTGCTGCGCATCGAGCCTCATTCGGAGGGGCTGCGGGACCGGATCTGGTGGGGCGCCGCCTCAAACGCCACGGCGGTCTGGGCCGCGACGCTCGGC
The Gemmatimonadales bacterium genome window above contains:
- a CDS encoding ferric reductase-like transmembrane domain-containing protein, with the translated sequence MQSRWRRVRETPAATGVLWIALYVALVVTPLLVLFIDPTSPGGGVVWDVGIALGFGGLAMLGVQFFLTARFRRATAPYGIDLIYYFHRYLGIVALIVLVAHPALLWISNPAVAALFNPMTAPWHITAGTLSLAAVAGLAVSSLLRRQLGLEYDLWRVGHTILAIVAVGLALWHVHGVGYYVASPWARALWLVIGASLIAVVAWIRLVRPWLLRRKPYRVISVVPERGDAWTLALEPVNHNGVRFQPGQFAWLTLRHSPFAMKEHPFSFSSSPDRDGRRIEFTIKELGDFSRTIKSVLPGEIGYVDGPYGAFTIDRHPATYYVFIAGGIGIAPIMSMLRGLADRAYPHPVLLLYAYSRWDRMTFRESLDELTTRLSLTVVPVLDEPPEGWSGEHGWITREILERHLPRDRGQPHYFICGPEAMTQAMERLLKSVGVPLRRIHSELFNLV
- a CDS encoding cytochrome c; this translates as MVPRSRVALIRIFAGAVASFLAAASLSAQQVAQDSAAQVARGKRVYHEQRCRVCHAIAGEGNRRYPLDGVGSRLSADTIRLWIVAPREVNPKVRKRAYDQLSADDLQALVAFLRGLREPRAPGS
- a CDS encoding TetR/AcrR family transcriptional regulator, whose protein sequence is MARVAGRTFTREEVTEAAWRVILRDGLHKASVRAIAAELGATTGVVTYHFRDKADLLLMALDRLGAAVIRNIDAALDGALGLDRVRRILSVTLPLTPREVSGLRLWISFVGLAMSNKRLREEHQRRLEMMHERLATELHALRNADAIPASIDPALEADALLALSDGIGLGFLLRPKDYPPDRQWAIVEGYLGGRYAVPERSPVPLHRRPR
- a CDS encoding beta-lactamase family protein; translation: MLRRLSLIGPVVLMLASCAGEAAPPPAPYTVALDQAIEDALARREIPGAAVVVVEGDRVSYSRGHGKADLETGRPMTDSTPIVIGSTSKPITGLAVLRLVQQNAVALDTPIARYIPEVRFADPRAETMTLRHLLTNRSGLPVGFSGPAYQRPSIVDDGALERLVGTMAAEPLLFAPGEGYAYSNRGWALAGYVVQRVSGLSIETFLSREVFAPLGMTSTTLEFWTVPNLTTGYRDGYRTRNHPGLPSVARDYGPSGMVVSTARDMARLLVAMLNDGRTEDGRQFLTPELIREALRGQAPAESELGGPTHYGLGWEVDSSFGALTVKKAGSVSTMVTFWVILPERRTAVGFAFNREDYGSIPLVGSVLSIVAGGEAMPVAPWSGTPPAIPAPVGISGAALDRWAGRYDTRFGYTSFTRQGDSLVTDFEGVDSRLVATSDSTFVIDSDIVKHAGRVFTFRRRGAATVVSIDKDSLGVRMAP
- a CDS encoding LLM class flavin-dependent oxidoreductase, whose amino-acid sequence is MKSIGFLSFGHWSSTPHSETRTASDALVQSIDLAVAAEELGADGAYFRVHHFARQLASPFPLLAAIGAKTRRIEIGTAVIDMRYENPMYMAESAGAADLIAGGRLQLGISRGSPEQVIDGWRYFGYEPAHGETDAEMARRHAEELLDLLRGEGFARPNPRPMFPNPPGLLRIEPHSEGLRDRIWWGAASNATAVWAATLGMNLQSSTLKDDEGGQPFHVQQATQIRAYREAWRAAGHTRTPRVSVSRSIFPLVDDRDRAYFGTGSQTEDQIGVIDATTRAIFGRQYAGVPEALIEQLAKDEAIAEADTLLLTVPNQLGVDYNVHFIEAILGQVAPALGWR